One Saccharomyces kudriavzevii IFO 1802 strain IFO1802 genome assembly, chromosome: 7 DNA segment encodes these proteins:
- the PUP2 gene encoding proteasome core particle subunit alpha 5 (similar to Saccharomyces cerevisiae PUP2 (YGR253C); ancestral locus Anc_5.64), with protein MFLTRSEYDRGVSTFSPEGRLFQVEYSLEAIKLGSTAIGISTKEGVVLGVEKRATSPLLESDSIEKIVEIDRHIGCAMSGLTADARSMIEHARTAAVTHNLYYDEDINVESLTQSVCDLALRFGEGASGEERLMSRPFGVALLIAGHDADDGYQLFHAEPSGTFYRYNAKAIGSGSEGAQAELLNEWHSSLSLKEAELLILKILKQVMEEKLDENNAQLSCITKEDGFKIYDDNKTAELIKELKKKEAAESPEEADVEMS; from the coding sequence ATGTTCTTAACTAGAAGTGAATATGATCGTGGTGTAAGCACATTTTCTCCAGAAGGTAGATTATTTCAAGTTGAGTATTCTTTGGAGGCAATCAAACTAGGATCCACCGCGATTGGAATTTCCACGAAAGAGGGTGTTGTATTAGGTGTGGAAAAGCGTGCTACTTCGCCATTGTTAGAATCTGATTCTATTGAGAAAATTGTGGAGATCGATCGTCATATTGGTTGTGCAATGAGTGGGCTCACTGCAGATGCTCGTTCTATGATTGAACACGCGCGTACCGCCGCAGTAACACATAATCTATactatgatgaagatatcaaTGTTGAATCCTTAACACAATCGGTCTGTGATCTTGCCCTAAGGTTCGGTGAAGGTGCCTCCGGTGAAGAAAGACTAATGTCTAGACCATTTGGGGTTGCCTTATTGATTGCTGGTCATGATGCGGATGATGGTTATCAACTCTTTCATGCAGAACCATCTGGAACCTTCTACCGTTACAATGCTAAGGCCATTGGTTCTGGATCCGAAGGTGCACAAGCAGAGCTATTAAACGAATGGCATTCCTCCTTATCTCTAAAAGAAGCTGAGCTTCTTATCCTAAAAATCCTAAAGCAAGTGATGGAGGAAAAActcgatgaaaataatgcGCAATTGAGTTGTATAACAAAGGAAGACGGATTTAAAATATACGACGATAACAAGACTGCTGAATTGataaaagaattgaagaaaaaggaggCTGCAGAGAGTCCAGAAGAAGCGGATGTTGAAATGTCATAA